Below is a window of Desulfarculaceae bacterium DNA.
CCCGACGGCCTCACCGTGGTGAGCGATCTGGAGGCCTTTCTGGCCACGGTGAGCCTGGCCGAGGTGCCGGGCGTGGGGGCCAAGGCCCGTGAGCGCCTGGGGGCCATGGGCCTCACCCGGCTCGTCGAGGCGCGTGGGCTGGGGGCCGAGCGCCTGGAGCGGGCCCTGGGGGTGTTCGGCCGTCGCCTGTGGGATTTGGCCTGGGGGCGCGACGATACGCCGGTGAGCCCGGGGCGCGAGGTGAAAAGCGTGAGCAACGAGCGCACCCTGGAGGGCGACACCACCGACCGCGAGCTCTTGGCCGCCCACCTGCTGGGCCTGAGCCAGAAGGTGGCCCGGCGGCTGCGGCGCGGCGGCCTGGTGGGGCGCACCGTGACCCTGAAGCTCAAGCACGCCGACCACCGCCTGGTGACGCGCAGCGAAACCCTGGCCGGGCCCATCGACGGGGCCGAGGAGATCTACGCCGCCGCCCGCGGCCTGCTGGAAGCCTACGCCTTGCCCGGCCCCTTCCGCCTCATCGGGGTGGGGGTCAGCCACCTGGCCGAGCCCGGCGCGGGCCAGGCCGGGCTCTTCGCCGCGCCGGCCAAGGAGCGGCGCGGCGCCCTGGGCAAGGCCGAGGACGCCATCGTGGCCCGCTTCGGAGAAAAGGCCCTCACCCGGGCGGGCAGCCTCGGCGCCCTGGACCAGCGCCCTTCCAAGCGGCATAATAGGGACGAAACCGAATAATCGAATTCATCCGGGGAGCCCTCTCCCCAAGGAGCCCGTTTTTTTATGCCCAGCTTTGCCCAGACCCACTCTCGAGTCACCAGCTACTACGTCCTGCAAGACAAACAGGACATCCTGCAGCAATTGGTGCATGCGGCCCGCTGGAAGAAACCCGTGCTCATCGTGCCGGCCCTGGCCAGCGAATTCACCGATCCCGAAAACCGCCCGGTGTTCGAAAACATCGTGAACGAGCTGGCCGGAGCCAAGTATTTGGCTCACGTGATCTTTGGCCTGGACCAAGCCAGCGAACAAGACGTGCGCACCTGCATAGACATCTGCCACAAAGGCGGACTTCACAACTCCATAATTCAGTGGAACGACGGTCCGGCGGTGAGCGGCATCTACCAGATGCTCGAAGACGGCGGCTTTGATTTGTCGCGCCGGGGCAAGGGCCGCAACGTTTTCATGGGCTTCGGGGTGGCCATGGCCCTGGGCGCCACCTGCGTGGGCCTGTTGGACGCGGACATCAAGACCTTCCAGCGCCGCCAACTGGACCGGCTGTTCTACCCGGTATTGGTGCATAACTACCCGTTCTCTAAAGCCTTCTACGCCCGCTGGAACGGCCAGCGCCTCTTTGGGCGGGTCAAGCGCCTGCTCTTGGACCCCATCCTTTTGGCCCTGAAGCGCAAGTTCAGCGAGGGCAGCGAAGAAAAGATGCTCCGGCTGGTGGACTTCCTGCTCAGCTTCGACTACCAGCTTTCAGGCGAGGTCTGCCTGGACATGTGGCTGCTCCGGAAGATGCGCTACTCTTTGAACTGGGGCGTGGAGATATTCACCCTCATCGAGGTGTTCCGCAAGGCCTCCCACGTGGCCCAGGTGGAGTTCACCCGCAAGAGCTTTGACCACAAGCACCAGCGGGTGAGCACCGATGACCCCCAAAAAGGGCTGCACAAGATGTCCCTGGACATCATCCAAACCCTATTGCACGCCCTTATCGTGGAAGAGGGCCTGGAAGTGGGCGAGGAGTTCTTCCGCGACCTGGCTCTCACCTACGAGTCCATCGCCGAGGAGACCATCAAGAAGTACTCGGACAACGCCGAGTTCAACAACCTGACCTACGACCGCGATACCGAGGAGAGCATGGTCTACGAGGTGCTCTCCCGGGCCATCGTGCAGACCGCCGACCACTTGGCCGCCCCCTCGCACATCGCGGAAAAAATGCTCCGGCTCACCGCGGCCTACGATGATTTCAAGCCGTACGTGGATCAGGGCCTGCAACAGACCATTCTGCGCCTGGAGGAAAAGCTCCGGGAGGAATCCCTGGAGGTGCGCAACCTGCCCTCCTGGGAGCGCATCCTATGGAAGCTTCCCGAGGTGTCCGCTCACATCGTGGATGCTCTGGAAGAGGACAAGCAGCGCTTCAAATAGGCGCGCCCCCATACAGTCACAACGCCTGCCCTCCCCGCGACTGGGCCGGGTGGAACGCAACGAGAGGAATAAACGTGGCCAGCGATTACGATGAATTGACCGTGCAATACGAGGAAGACGGCCAGGTCCTGGTGGAGGAGCTGGACAAGCAGATACTCAACAAGGGCCTGTGGACCACGGTGCTGTTCCTCTACCGCGAGCTGGACAAGAAGACCGGCGAGTTCAAGGAGCCCAAGGCTGGCTTCCGGCGCTACCAGAAGGTGGGCGGCGTGTTCCGCAAGCGCGACGCCATCAACCTGAGCGAGAAGACCGCGCCCCAGGTGGTGGAGCAGCTCAAGGCCTGGTTCAAGATTTAAGCCCGCCCTTTTCCTGCCCCCCGGAGCTATAATGGCCGCCGTGGGGCGTTTTTTTGTCTGTTTGGGGGATGCGCAGGTGGAACTGAGCTTTTCCAACGCCCGGGTCGCCCTGACCCGCCTGTTCGAGCTGGAGCCGGTGGCCGATTACCACATCGCCGGCCGCCGGGTCATCGTGTGCGGGCGGCCGGACTGGCTGGTGGACTACGAGGGGCTTTCCTACCAGAGCGAGCCCGGCGCGGTGGAGCGCGCCCTGGAGGCGGCCCTGGCCGCCTGGCTGGAGCGGGGCCAGCTCAGCGCCATGGCCGCTCTCTCCGGGGCCTTTTTGGTGCTGGTGGCCTCGGGCGAGGCCCTGGAGCAGGTGCTGGCCTCGGACGAGCTGCCCAACACCGTCTACTGGTGGCAAGGCGGGGGCGGCGTGGTGATCTGCGACGACTGGCGGCGCTACACCGCGGGCGTCGATCCCCTGGCCTGGGACTCCTACGACCCCGGGCAGCTGGCCTGGTTCAGCCGCCGCAAGACCTGCGCCCCGGGGCGCACCTACTTTAAGGGCCTCAACCGCCTCAGCGCGGCGGTGCTCTACGCGGTGGGGCCCGAGGGCCTGAGCGCCACGTCCGCCGCCCTGCCCGAGCCCCCGGCCGAGAACCGCGCCTTTTCCTGGGACGACCTCTACGCCGTGGTGGGCCGCCGCCTGGACCAGGGCCCCTACAGCCTGTGCTACTCCACGGGCATCGACTCGCATTATCTGCTCATGAGCCGGCACGAGGGCATCGACGACGTGCTGACCATCTACTACGCCGCGCCCTATCACGACACCGAGCGCAGCAAGGAGGCGGCCGCCGCCCTGGTCAACTGCCTGGCCGCGGCCAAGCCCTACACCCCGGTGGAGGTGGATTTCGCCGACCCGGTGCACCGGCCCCGTTTGGAGCACTCGGTGGCCACCGACCCCTTCGCGGCCCATTACGCGGCCTCCATGTACCAGCTCTTCGGCGCGGCCCGGCAGGAAACGGTGCTCAGCGGGCAGAACGCGGACACCATGCAGTTCTTCGCGCTCACCTCGCGCATGGGGCCGCGTCAGCTCTTGTTCAAGAGCCCGGCCTCGCCCCAGCGCCCCCTGGCCCGGGTGGCCTACCGCCGCGAGGCGGCGGGCTCCTTCGGGGGGGTCAAGCCCGGCGGCATGTTGGACCAGCGCATGCTCCTGGGCCACGCCGAGCAGCTCAACCGCCTGAGCGGCGGGCGCGGCTACTGGCCCATATTGCAGTTCAAGCGCATGCACAACATGACCACGGGCAACACCGCCTTGTTTAAGAACGCGGCCCGCTTCTGGGGCAAGACGGTGTGCTTCCCCTATCTGGAGCCCCTGGTGTTCTACGTGTCCGCCTACTTCCGGCGGCCCCTGGGCGACATCCTGGACCCCAAGGGCCATTTGCGGCGGCGCTACCACCGGGTGGAGCACCACGCCATCCCCCTGCCCATGGGCCAGGGCGAACCCTTCGCGGCCAGCCCCCTGTTCGCTTGGGCCGCCGGCGGCCTGGAGTCCCTGGCCCCGGAGCTGAAGCAACGCATCGACCAAGCGGTGAGCGAGCCCCTGGCCCGGGTGGCGCTCTACACCTTCGCCCGCCTGGCGACCGCCGAGGGGGCCTAGGCGCGGTGGCCGGGGGGATTATCTCGTGATAATCTAATTACATTGATCAACCGAAGCATGAAGAGGGCCGCGTGAAGTTTCGCTTTTGGGGAACCCGGGGATCGCTTCCCGCGCCGGGGCCGGACACCCTGGTCTACGGCGGCAACAGCACCTGCTGCGCCATCGAGCACCAGGGACGCCATCTGGTCATCGACGCGGGCAGCGGCATCCGCGCCCTGGGCATGGAGCTGATGGGCCCCGGCGTGATGGGCGGAAGCCAGTCCTCCGAGGGCCTGGATGTCGCCCTGCTCATGACCCACCTGCACTTCGACCACATCATGGGCTTCCCCTTCTTCGCCCCGGCCTACACCCCCGGCGCCAAGGTCCGCCTGGGCGGCTGGCCCAAGGGCATGGCCGGCATAAAGGGCATGTTCAAGAACGGCCGCTACGACGGCGGCTTCCCGGTAGCCTTCTCCGACCTGCCCAGCGAGGTCTTCCACGACGAGGCCCTGACCCCGCCGCGCTTCTCCTGGCAGGGGCTGGAGATACGCACCACTCCGCTCAACCATCCCCAGGGGGCCATCGGCTACCGCTTCGAGGCCCCGGGCGGGGCCCTGGTGTTCATCACCGACAACGAGCTGCCCGTGGGCGGGCCGCCCCCGGCCGAGCTGGTGGAGTTCTGCCGGGGAGCGGCGGTACTCATCCACGACGCGCAGTACCTGCCCGGCGAGATGGACATCTGCGTCGGGCGGGGCCACTCCGAGTTCCGCGCCTGTCTGGCCCTGGCCAAGGCCGCCGGGGCCGACCGCCTCATCCTGACTCACCACGACCCCGGGCGCAGCGACGCCCAGATTGACGCCATGATCGCCGAGGCCCGCGCCGAAGCGGGCAGCCTGCCAGTGGAAGGAGCCCGCGAGGGCCAGACTCTGGAACTCTGAGCCAAGCCGAGGGGGGGCGCCGGATGAACCGGCCAAGACGCTTCATTCTGGCCAACGCCATGCTTTTAGGCAACATGATGGCCAACTTCATGGGCGTGGTCATCATGGGCCTGCTGGACCGCTTCGGCTACATGGTCCCGCTGCCCCGCACCAAAGCGGTGGTCACCCTCATCATCTCCTACGACCTCTTCGCCTTCTGCCTGGGGGTGGGGATACTGCTCTTTTGGGAGCGGCCAATCCGCCGCCACCTCAAGGACCTGTACCGGGGCACCCAGACCCCGCGCCCGGCGTTGAGCCTGGCCCGCCGCCGCCTGCTCAACGAGCCCTGGCTGGCCATGGGCCTGAACCTGGGCCTGTGGGTCCTGGCGGCCATCATCTTCCCGGTGGTGCTCTGGCAAGACCCCGCCTCCGCCCCCCTGGCCGCGGTGATGGCCATGCGCTCCCTGCTGGTGGGGCTCATCACCATGACCTCGGCCTTTTTCCTGCTGGAGCACATGCTCCAGCACCGCCTGGCCCCGGTGTTCTTCCCCCAGGGGGGCATCACCCGGGTGCGCGGCGTCCGGCACATGAAGATCGGGCTGCGCCTGAGCATGTTGACCATGGCCGCCAGCATGTTGCCTCTTTTCGCCATTCTCTCCACCATCCACTCCTCGCGCCGCCTGCTGGCCAAGGGAATACTGCCTCCGGAGCAGATGCTCGCCGACCTGCAAAACTCGGTGGCCTTTCTGTGCTTCATCTTCATGCTCAACGCGGCGGGGCTCACCCTTCTCACCCGCCTGAACATGGTGCGGCCCCTTCGGGAGATCGTCCGCGCCCTGCTGCGCGTCCGCGAGGGCGACTTCAGCGCCCGGGTGGAGGTGATGTCCAACGACGAGATCGGCTACACCGCCGAGGCCATCAACCAGATGACCGCCGGCCTGGCCGAGCGCGAGCGCATCAAGGACACCTTCGGCAAGTACGTGTCCCAGCAGGTGCGCGACGAGATATTGGCCGGGCGCATCCCCCTGGACGGCGAGATCAAGCAGGTGACCATGCTCTTCGCCGACCTTCGGGACTTCACCCCCCTGGTGGAAAACACTGAGCCCAAGAAGGTGGTGAGCATCATCAACGGCTACTTCACCCGCATGACCGAGGCGGTGGAGAATAGCAGCGGCCTGGTGCTGCAATACGTGGGCGACGAGATCGAGGCGGTGTTCGGCGCGCCCCTGGCCCTGGCGGGCCATCCCCGCCTGGCCCTGGAGGCGGCCTGGAACATGCGCGCCGCCCTGGCCGAGTACAACGCCGTCCTGGCCGCCCAGGGCGGGCCCCAGCTGCGCCACGGCATCGGCATCCACACCGGCGCGGCCATGGCGGCCAACATCGGCGGCGGGGGGCGGCTCTCCTATGCCCTGGTGGGCGACACGGTTAACCTGGCCGCCCGCCTGCAAGACCTCACCAAGGTGCTGGGCCGCGACATTCTCCTGAGCGGGGACACCGCCGCGGCCCTGGAGCCGGGGAGCCGGGTGGAGTACCTGGAAAACACCCTGGTCAAGGGCCGCACCCAGCCCGTGGAGGTCTACGCCGCCCTATAACCAACCGGGCGTTTCTGTTAGAGTGGGGGGCGAGGAGGGGTGAGCGGGGGCTCCCCCCTGGGCCGCGCCGAGGCGGCCCGTTCAGCGCCCTGGTAGGGGGGCGTTTTCCCCAAAATTTGGTGCCTAGGTATGATCATCGCCTTTATGATGGACCCGCTGGAGTCCATCGAGCCGGAGAACGAAACCACCTCCTGGTTGATGTACGAGTGCAACCAGCGGGGGCACACGGTTTTCTTCCTGGAACCCCACGACATCTACGTGCGCGGCTCCCGCCTGGTGGCCCGTATGCGTAACGTCAGCGTGGCGCCGGGCCTGTCCATGCGGGAATACTGGGACCTGGTGCTGGGCTGCTTGCAGCGCGACGAGCTGATCTTCGAGGATATCACCGACATCGACGCGCTGTTTTTACGCAAGGACCCGCCGCTCAACTACCAGACCATGGAATACCTGCACCACGTGGGCAAGGACGTGTTCATCATCAACTCCACCCACGGGCAGATGGTGGCCTCCTCCAAGCTTTACCTGCTCAACTTCCCGGGGATCATCCCCGAGACCCACGTAAGCCGCGACCCCAAGCGCCTGCGCAAGATCATCGACGAGTTCGGCGGAGCCATGGTGGTCAAGCCGCTGAGCCGCTCCAAGGGCGAGGGGGTGATCAAGGTCTCCAGCGCGGACCGCGACAACCTGAACTCCCTGATCCACTACTACGTGAACTCCTACAAGCCCTATCCCGACCGCGAGGCCATCATGGTGCAGGAGTACCTCAGCCAGGTGCGTGAGCACGGCGACGTGCGCATCATGCTCCTGAACGGCGAGATCCTGGGGGCCATGCGGCGCATCCCGGCCGAGGGCGACTTCCGCACCAACATCCACGCCGGGGCCAGCCCGGCCAAGCACGTGATCAGCGACAGCGACCGCCGCATCTGCGAGACCATCAAGCCGCGGCTCATCACCGACGGGCTCTATTTCGTGGGCCTGGACATCATCGGCGACAAGCTGGTGGAGATCAACGTGGTGAGCCCCGGCGGCATCCCGCGCATCAACCGCCTGGACAACATCAAGATCGAGGCCTCGGTCATCGACTTCGTGGAAGAGCAGGTGGAGGCGCTCAAGGGGGGCTCCGCCATATCGTGACCCTGCCCCTGGTCATCACCCTGCCCCACGCCTCGGCAAAGCTGCCCCCCGAGGCGGCCGCCCGCCTGGCCCTGGGGCCGGTGGAGGCTCAGGAGTCGGTGGACCTGGGCTCCAGCGAGGTCTTCGGCCCCCTGCCGGTGCTCTCCCTGATCCCCGCCCCCTTTTCCCGCCTGGCGGTGGACCTGAACCGCGCCCCGGAGGACTTCGGCCCCAAGGGGGTCATGGCCCTCACCGACTACGCGGGGCGCGAGGTGTTCCGGCCGGGGCGGGTGCCGGGACGGGCGGAGGTGGCGGCCGGGGTGGCAGACTGGTGGCGGCCCTGGCATGCGGCGGTGGCCAAGGCCCTGGCCGCGCCGGGGGTGGCCGCGCTCATCGACGGGCACAGCCTGGACGGGGTGGGCCCGGCCGGAGCCCCGGACCCGGGAAAGAAGCGGGCCGACGTGGTGCTGAGCAACCGGGGCGGCGCGGGCGGCGAGGCCACGCCGGACAAGGAGCTATCCTGCCCCCCTAAGCTCCTGCGCCGCCTGGGCGCGGCCCTGGAGGCCGAGGGGCTCTCGGTGGCCTACAACACCCCCTACTCCGGGGGGCACGTCATAGCCCGCTACGGCCCGGGGCTCATGGCCCAAGGCCGGGCCGCGGTGCAAATTGAGTTGAACAAGGATCTATACGCCGACCCGGCCTACAGCCGGGTGGACGCGGACAGGGCGGCGAAACTCAGTCGCCGCTTGGAGCGGGCCCTTCGCTCGGTGTTCCTTCGTCGTTGAAGAAAGAGGGCGGCAGGTCGCACACCGGCATGGCGTGAATCTTCTCGTGCAAACGGCGTAGGCGCCGGGAGAGCTCCTTGCACATCTGCAGGGCCACCTGGGGATACTCGCGCACCGTCTCCTCGAACTCGCGCTTGTACAGCACCAACAGCTGCACCTCGCCGTCGGCGGTCACCGTGGCCGAGCGGGGCGCGTCGTCGAACAGGGCCATCTCGCCCACGTAGTCGCCCCCTCCCAGCTCGGCCAGCTCCAGGGAGCAGCCGTCCTCGCCGGACTGGCTCACCTTCACCTTGCCCTTGACGATGAGGTACATGGACTCGCCCACGTCGCCCTCGGCGATGATCTTCTCGCCGGGCGCGGCCAGGTAGTCTTCGCACACCGTGGCCACCGCGGCCAGCTCGGCCACGGCCAGGCCCTCGAATATCTCCATGCCCCTGAGCAGCAGAATCTTTTCGGACAAACTGGTTTGGGCGGGCATGTCAGCTCCTCCCTTCGCCGCCGCGCGCCCGGGCCAGCAGACGGCCGGCCTCCTGGCGCACGTAGGGGTTTTTGTTTTCGGCCAGGTGCTCCAGCTCGGGCAGGAAGGGTTCGATCTCCAGCTCCTGCCCGGCCAGCACCAGCAGGCTCAGGTATAGGGTGACCCAGTTCTTCTTGGCCAAAAGATCCGCGAAAAGCTCCGTGGGATCGGCGAAGCGCAGGGGCTGCTTGAACAGCTTGCGTCCGATGCCCAGGGTCTCGTTCACCGGGCCGTCCTCCAAAAGGGGAATCATGGCCTGGCTGATGTCCTGGCCCACCATGGACTCCAGGGCCTCCACCGCGTTGGAGCGCAGCTTGGCGTTGGCCGAGGAGAGCCCCCGGATGATCAGGCGCATCTGGTCCGACTCCTCCTGGGTGGCCAGCACCCGGAGGATGGTGTTAATGCGAATCTTGATGCGCTCGCGTAAATGCTGGGTCAGCAGGTCGCGCTCCGGGCTCTCGGCCAGCTTGCCCAGGGCCTTCATCTCGGCCAGGTTGAGGTAGGCCACCTCCA
It encodes the following:
- a CDS encoding DNA polymerase IV — its product is MGVEPGRLLAHVDMDAFYAAVERLDDPTLAGKPIIVGGGKRGVVSAASYEARRYGVRSAMPMFQARARCPQGVYLRPRMERYVELSRQVMAVLAGFSPLVEPVSVDEAYLDLSGTARLWGPPHQTGRAIKQAVRSATGLTCSVGLAPVRFLAKIASDRDKPDGLTVVSDLEAFLATVSLAEVPGVGAKARERLGAMGLTRLVEARGLGAERLERALGVFGRRLWDLAWGRDDTPVSPGREVKSVSNERTLEGDTTDRELLAAHLLGLSQKVARRLRRGGLVGRTVTLKLKHADHRLVTRSETLAGPIDGAEEIYAAARGLLEAYALPGPFRLIGVGVSHLAEPGAGQAGLFAAPAKERRGALGKAEDAIVARFGEKALTRAGSLGALDQRPSKRHNRDETE
- a CDS encoding mannosyl-3-phosphoglycerate synthase, whose protein sequence is MPSFAQTHSRVTSYYVLQDKQDILQQLVHAARWKKPVLIVPALASEFTDPENRPVFENIVNELAGAKYLAHVIFGLDQASEQDVRTCIDICHKGGLHNSIIQWNDGPAVSGIYQMLEDGGFDLSRRGKGRNVFMGFGVAMALGATCVGLLDADIKTFQRRQLDRLFYPVLVHNYPFSKAFYARWNGQRLFGRVKRLLLDPILLALKRKFSEGSEEKMLRLVDFLLSFDYQLSGEVCLDMWLLRKMRYSLNWGVEIFTLIEVFRKASHVAQVEFTRKSFDHKHQRVSTDDPQKGLHKMSLDIIQTLLHALIVEEGLEVGEEFFRDLALTYESIAEETIKKYSDNAEFNNLTYDRDTEESMVYEVLSRAIVQTADHLAAPSHIAEKMLRLTAAYDDFKPYVDQGLQQTILRLEEKLREESLEVRNLPSWERILWKLPEVSAHIVDALEEDKQRFK
- a CDS encoding MBL fold metallo-hydrolase is translated as MKFRFWGTRGSLPAPGPDTLVYGGNSTCCAIEHQGRHLVIDAGSGIRALGMELMGPGVMGGSQSSEGLDVALLMTHLHFDHIMGFPFFAPAYTPGAKVRLGGWPKGMAGIKGMFKNGRYDGGFPVAFSDLPSEVFHDEALTPPRFSWQGLEIRTTPLNHPQGAIGYRFEAPGGALVFITDNELPVGGPPPAELVEFCRGAAVLIHDAQYLPGEMDICVGRGHSEFRACLALAKAAGADRLILTHHDPGRSDAQIDAMIAEARAEAGSLPVEGAREGQTLEL
- a CDS encoding HAMP domain-containing protein; the encoded protein is MNRPRRFILANAMLLGNMMANFMGVVIMGLLDRFGYMVPLPRTKAVVTLIISYDLFAFCLGVGILLFWERPIRRHLKDLYRGTQTPRPALSLARRRLLNEPWLAMGLNLGLWVLAAIIFPVVLWQDPASAPLAAVMAMRSLLVGLITMTSAFFLLEHMLQHRLAPVFFPQGGITRVRGVRHMKIGLRLSMLTMAASMLPLFAILSTIHSSRRLLAKGILPPEQMLADLQNSVAFLCFIFMLNAAGLTLLTRLNMVRPLREIVRALLRVREGDFSARVEVMSNDEIGYTAEAINQMTAGLAERERIKDTFGKYVSQQVRDEILAGRIPLDGEIKQVTMLFADLRDFTPLVENTEPKKVVSIINGYFTRMTEAVENSSGLVLQYVGDEIEAVFGAPLALAGHPRLALEAAWNMRAALAEYNAVLAAQGGPQLRHGIGIHTGAAMAANIGGGGRLSYALVGDTVNLAARLQDLTKVLGRDILLSGDTAAALEPGSRVEYLENTLVKGRTQPVEVYAAL
- the gshB gene encoding glutathione synthase, which produces MIIAFMMDPLESIEPENETTSWLMYECNQRGHTVFFLEPHDIYVRGSRLVARMRNVSVAPGLSMREYWDLVLGCLQRDELIFEDITDIDALFLRKDPPLNYQTMEYLHHVGKDVFIINSTHGQMVASSKLYLLNFPGIIPETHVSRDPKRLRKIIDEFGGAMVVKPLSRSKGEGVIKVSSADRDNLNSLIHYYVNSYKPYPDREAIMVQEYLSQVREHGDVRIMLLNGEILGAMRRIPAEGDFRTNIHAGASPAKHVISDSDRRICETIKPRLITDGLYFVGLDIIGDKLVEINVVSPGGIPRINRLDNIKIEASVIDFVEEQVEALKGGSAIS
- a CDS encoding N-formylglutamate amidohydrolase, producing MTLPLVITLPHASAKLPPEAAARLALGPVEAQESVDLGSSEVFGPLPVLSLIPAPFSRLAVDLNRAPEDFGPKGVMALTDYAGREVFRPGRVPGRAEVAAGVADWWRPWHAAVAKALAAPGVAALIDGHSLDGVGPAGAPDPGKKRADVVLSNRGGAGGEATPDKELSCPPKLLRRLGAALEAEGLSVAYNTPYSGGHVIARYGPGLMAQGRAAVQIELNKDLYADPAYSRVDADRAAKLSRRLERALRSVFLRR
- a CDS encoding cyclic nucleotide-binding domain-containing protein, with the protein product MPAQTSLSEKILLLRGMEIFEGLAVAELAAVATVCEDYLAAPGEKIIAEGDVGESMYLIVKGKVKVSQSGEDGCSLELAELGGGDYVGEMALFDDAPRSATVTADGEVQLLVLYKREFEETVREYPQVALQMCKELSRRLRRLHEKIHAMPVCDLPPSFFNDEGTPSEGPAPSGD